One stretch of Acidobacteriota bacterium DNA includes these proteins:
- the pheA gene encoding prephenate dehydratase, with protein sequence MRMAFQGTAGAYSEAAALAVWPQAETLPFERFEDVFAAVAAGRASHGILPVENSVGGSIHRNYDLLLEHGLPIVAETELTVVHSLLALPGTPLSAIKRVFSHPQALAQCERYLQTLPGVEVVATYDTAGSAQMIRDQALTDTAAVASSRAAEIFGLEILRAGIQDYADNITRFVLIAREPEPLGTPDKTTLAFALHNEAGALFKALSVFALRGIDLTKLESRPDRGRPWEYFFYVDLGVGRDDPRCGRAIEHLTEFARWVRDLGSYPRCMP encoded by the coding sequence ATGCGAATGGCATTTCAGGGCACTGCCGGAGCCTACAGCGAAGCCGCCGCGCTGGCCGTGTGGCCGCAGGCGGAAACGCTGCCGTTCGAGCGGTTCGAGGACGTGTTCGCCGCGGTCGCTGCCGGGCGCGCCTCGCACGGCATTCTGCCGGTCGAGAACTCCGTGGGAGGCAGCATTCACCGCAACTACGACCTGCTGCTCGAGCACGGGCTGCCGATCGTGGCCGAGACCGAGCTGACGGTCGTGCACAGCCTGCTGGCGCTGCCCGGCACGCCGCTCTCCGCCATCAAGCGGGTGTTCTCGCATCCCCAGGCGCTGGCGCAGTGCGAGCGCTACCTGCAGACGCTCCCGGGTGTCGAGGTGGTTGCCACCTATGACACCGCGGGAAGCGCACAGATGATTCGCGACCAGGCCCTGACCGACACCGCCGCGGTCGCCTCGTCCAGGGCCGCAGAGATCTTCGGTCTGGAGATCCTGCGCGCCGGCATCCAGGACTACGCGGACAACATCACGCGCTTCGTGCTGATCGCCCGCGAGCCCGAGCCGCTCGGGACTCCCGACAAGACCACGCTGGCCTTCGCGCTGCACAACGAGGCGGGGGCATTGTTCAAGGCGCTGAGCGTCTTCGCCCTGCGCGGCATCGACCTGACCAAGCTGGAGTCGCGTCCCGACCGCGGGCGGCCCTGGGAGTACTTCTTCTACGTGGATCTCGGCGTCGGACGCGACGATCCGCGCTGCGGCCGCGCCATCGAGCACCTCACGGAGTTCGCGCGGTGGGTCAGGGATCTGGGGTCCTACCCGCGCTGCATGCCCTGA
- a CDS encoding HlyD family efflux transporter periplasmic adaptor subunit, with protein MTGRRAWIAAAGGVLAVAAAAGVAAVAWPAARDEVPTTRVVRGSLKLDVHATGEVRAARSITLTAPPVGGTLRLVKLADTGTSVKAGDIVMEFDPAEQQYQLEQSRSELEGAEQEIVKMRADNEVRAAQDQVDLLTARFDVRRAELDAAAGEELIGAIEARKRVLALDEARRRLAQLEEDVKSRAETNRASLTVVEEKRTKARLATERARQTIDSLAIEAPLDGLVVIKENRDASGGFFFSGMTLPEYHAGDTVFPGRPVVDVFDSSRLEIRAKVNEQERGNISAGQPASVRADALPGRRLVARVANLAGLASRGSFFERAGPTRQFDAILRFDRPDAQLRPGTSVQVVVAGTELKAALHVPRQALFEKRGKPVVYVKNGDRFEPREVRITHRTESRVAIEGLAEGSVVALVNPDAETRPAPGAPGPTVATAGGAR; from the coding sequence GTGACCGGGCGGCGCGCGTGGATCGCAGCGGCGGGTGGCGTCCTTGCCGTGGCCGCGGCGGCTGGGGTGGCGGCCGTCGCCTGGCCGGCCGCGCGCGACGAGGTTCCGACGACCCGCGTGGTCCGCGGCAGCCTCAAGCTGGACGTCCACGCCACCGGGGAGGTGCGGGCGGCGCGGTCGATCACGCTGACAGCGCCGCCGGTCGGCGGGACGCTGCGGCTGGTGAAGCTCGCGGACACGGGAACCTCCGTCAAGGCGGGCGACATCGTCATGGAGTTCGATCCCGCCGAGCAGCAATATCAGCTCGAGCAGAGCCGCTCGGAGCTCGAGGGGGCGGAGCAGGAAATCGTGAAGATGCGCGCCGACAACGAGGTCCGCGCGGCGCAGGACCAGGTGGATCTGCTGACCGCGCGGTTCGACGTCAGGCGCGCGGAGCTGGACGCGGCGGCCGGTGAGGAACTGATTGGCGCGATCGAGGCACGCAAGCGCGTGCTGGCGCTGGATGAGGCGCGGCGCCGGCTCGCCCAGCTCGAGGAGGACGTGAAGTCCCGCGCGGAAACCAACCGCGCGTCCCTGACCGTCGTCGAGGAAAAGCGGACGAAGGCGCGCCTCGCCACCGAGCGCGCGCGGCAGACCATCGACAGCCTCGCGATCGAGGCGCCGCTTGACGGCCTGGTCGTCATCAAGGAGAACCGCGATGCCAGCGGGGGGTTCTTCTTCAGCGGGATGACGCTGCCGGAGTATCACGCGGGGGACACGGTATTTCCCGGCCGCCCGGTGGTCGACGTCTTCGATTCGTCGCGGCTCGAAATCCGCGCGAAGGTGAACGAGCAGGAGCGCGGCAACATCAGCGCCGGGCAGCCCGCGTCCGTGCGTGCCGACGCGTTGCCCGGGCGGCGGCTGGTCGCGCGGGTGGCGAACCTCGCGGGGCTCGCGTCGCGCGGAAGCTTTTTCGAGCGGGCCGGACCCACGCGGCAGTTCGATGCGATTCTCCGCTTCGACCGTCCGGACGCGCAGCTCAGGCCCGGCACCTCGGTGCAGGTGGTGGTCGCGGGCACGGAGCTGAAAGCGGCGCTGCACGTGCCGCGGCAGGCCCTGTTCGAGAAGCGCGGCAAGCCGGTGGTGTACGTGAAGAACGGCGACCGCTTCGAGCCGCGCGAAGTCAGGATCACGCACCGCACCGAGAGCCGCGTGGCGATCGAAGGGCTGGCGGAAGGCTCGGTCGTTGCGCTCGTGAACCCGGACGCGGAGACGCGCCCGGCGCCGGGCGCGCCGGGCCCCACCGTCGCCACCGCGGGAGGGGCGCGATGA
- a CDS encoding ABC transporter permease encodes MTGRLAATALDRRAGFMPELRLGLENLRAHALRTLLTMLGMIFGVAAVVAMLSIGAGAQQEVIAFIEQLGVRNVIVEAREAADNQALQRVRKLSAGLSFQDLRTIQASVDRLSTSSGRKRVVPTKVLPKPQGEMPTVYGVAPSYQEIGGLRVAGGRFFSPDESESAAPVAVLGQGTAASLFGTENPLGRYVKTNQQWFRVIGVAGPEVTVQTDVAGLPAQDRNNVIYVPLMAAILRLEDALSWQKDEIDGIYLQLAPGADIAAAGDLVRGLLDASHRGAGDFSVIVPAELLAQQQRTRRIFQVVMVAIASISLLVGGIGIMNIMLASVLERTREIGVRRAIGARRRDIVRQFLIETSLITVTGGLAGILLGVILSQMVGYLAGWSTIVTLASIVLAFAVSVSIGLVFGLYPAVRASKLDPVVALHSE; translated from the coding sequence ATGACCGGTCGCCTCGCCGCGACGGCGCTCGATCGCCGGGCCGGCTTCATGCCGGAGCTGAGGCTCGGGCTCGAAAACCTCCGTGCGCACGCGCTCCGCACGCTGCTGACGATGCTGGGGATGATCTTCGGCGTGGCGGCGGTCGTCGCCATGTTGTCGATTGGCGCCGGGGCGCAGCAGGAGGTCATCGCGTTCATCGAGCAGCTCGGCGTCCGCAACGTGATTGTCGAAGCGCGCGAAGCGGCGGACAACCAGGCGCTGCAGCGCGTGCGGAAGCTCTCGGCCGGCCTGAGCTTCCAGGACCTGCGAACCATCCAGGCGAGCGTGGATCGGCTCTCCACGTCGAGCGGCCGCAAGCGCGTCGTGCCCACCAAGGTGCTGCCGAAGCCGCAAGGGGAGATGCCCACCGTGTACGGCGTCGCGCCTTCGTACCAGGAGATCGGCGGACTGCGCGTCGCCGGCGGCCGCTTCTTCTCACCGGACGAGAGCGAGAGCGCCGCCCCGGTGGCGGTGCTCGGGCAGGGCACGGCCGCGTCGTTGTTCGGCACCGAGAACCCGCTGGGGCGCTACGTGAAGACCAACCAGCAGTGGTTCCGCGTGATCGGCGTCGCGGGCCCCGAGGTCACCGTCCAGACCGACGTCGCCGGCCTGCCGGCGCAGGACCGCAACAACGTCATCTACGTGCCGCTGATGGCCGCGATCCTGCGGCTCGAGGACGCCCTGAGCTGGCAGAAGGACGAGATCGACGGCATCTACCTGCAGCTCGCGCCCGGGGCGGACATCGCGGCGGCCGGCGACCTCGTCCGCGGGCTCCTCGATGCGTCGCATCGCGGCGCGGGGGACTTCAGCGTCATCGTTCCGGCCGAACTGCTCGCGCAGCAGCAGCGCACGCGCCGCATCTTCCAGGTCGTGATGGTGGCGATCGCGTCGATCTCGCTGCTGGTCGGCGGCATCGGGATCATGAACATCATGCTCGCCAGCGTCCTCGAGCGCACGCGTGAGATCGGCGTCCGCCGCGCGATCGGCGCGCGCCGCCGCGACATCGTCCGGCAGTTCCTGATCGAGACCTCGCTCATCACGGTGACGGGCGGCCTCGCGGGCATCCTGCTGGGCGTGATCCTTTCGCAGATGGTGGGCTACCTCGCCGGCTGGTCCACGATCGTGACGCTGGCCTCGATCGTGCTCGCCTTCGCGGTGTCGGTCTCCATCGGCCTGGTGTTCGGGCTGTATCCCGCCGTGCGGGCGTCGAAGCTCGACCCCGTCGTCGCGCTGCACTCCGAGTAG
- a CDS encoding efflux RND transporter periplasmic adaptor subunit, translated as MLRLIAIAAASAAIAAIPQPVAQSAPGSPNGTGLLRIAGTVEAVKSVTIITPRLTGPGANSLVITKLAAAGSRVRAGDVLVQFDPQDQVRTALDRRAEFLDFEEQIRKKRSEQDAARSHDETELEQAANDVARATLDVAKNDLLPNIEAEKNSLALEQSRAKLAALKRNFDLKRSAARAEVRILEIRRDRARRAMAHAEQNARRMTIAAPFDGLAVVKQIWKGGTMGDVQEGEEVRAGLPIMDVVDPSRMQVRARVNQADIGLVRIGQQARVQLDAYPDLVFDGRVEQLSPLAVLSTLTPKVRSFVAIVSISRSHPSLMPDLSAAVDVSPERRP; from the coding sequence TTGCTCCGGTTGATCGCCATCGCGGCCGCCTCGGCAGCCATTGCCGCGATCCCGCAGCCCGTGGCGCAATCGGCGCCAGGTTCGCCGAACGGCACGGGCCTCCTGCGGATTGCGGGCACGGTCGAGGCCGTCAAGAGCGTCACGATCATCACCCCGCGGCTGACCGGCCCGGGCGCTAACTCCCTCGTCATTACGAAGCTCGCGGCGGCAGGGAGCCGCGTCCGCGCCGGCGACGTGCTCGTGCAATTCGACCCGCAGGACCAGGTCCGCACGGCGCTCGACCGCCGCGCCGAGTTTCTCGATTTCGAAGAGCAGATCCGCAAGAAGCGATCGGAGCAGGATGCCGCCCGATCGCACGACGAGACCGAGCTGGAACAGGCCGCCAACGACGTCGCGCGCGCGACGCTCGATGTGGCGAAGAACGACCTCCTTCCCAACATCGAAGCCGAGAAGAACTCCCTCGCGCTCGAGCAGTCCCGCGCGAAGCTTGCCGCGCTGAAGAGGAACTTCGACCTCAAGCGCAGCGCCGCACGGGCCGAGGTGCGGATTCTCGAGATCCGCCGCGATCGGGCGCGGCGCGCGATGGCGCACGCCGAGCAGAACGCGCGGCGCATGACGATCGCCGCCCCCTTCGACGGCCTGGCCGTCGTGAAACAGATCTGGAAGGGGGGCACGATGGGCGACGTCCAGGAAGGAGAGGAGGTTCGCGCCGGCCTTCCCATCATGGACGTCGTCGATCCCAGCCGCATGCAGGTGCGCGCGCGCGTCAACCAGGCGGACATCGGCCTGGTCCGCATCGGTCAGCAGGCACGAGTGCAGCTCGACGCGTATCCGGATCTCGTGTTCGACGGCCGCGTCGAGCAGCTCTCGCCGCTCGCCGTGCTCAGCACGCTGACGCCGAAGGTGCGGTCGTTTGTCGCGATCGTCTCGATCTCCCGCTCGCATCCCAGCCTGATGCCGGATCTGTCCGCGGCCGTTGACGTGAGCCCGGAGCGGCGGCCGTGA
- a CDS encoding efflux RND transporter periplasmic adaptor subunit has protein sequence MTGRTLARSLTAAGLMAAGAIAVVFVRAGRAAPDLPTAEVTRGEFVDYVELRGDIRAGASVVLSAPMQSGELQIVKLAKSGTPVKPGDLVVEFDTTTVSRTVQEKRSELRQAEAEIEQARGQAAIVDEQNRTAVLKARYDVDRAKLDVAQRDVIARLDYEKAKLALADAEQRLREAGEKARADRAAAGSDVASRQRKRGKVQADLDRAERSLAALRLNAPAPGIVSIMPNFRAGGPFGGEQEFREGDRAWSGANIVELPDTATLHLTARLDESDRGRVKTGQRATVRIDAVPDSEFTASVQDISVLARVDFSSGWPPPRNFDLKLALPDADPRVKPGMSATARIAVGSLPNVLLVPAEAVFVVAGRPTVFRQVRSDFEPVTVTVARRGRDQIALASGVSPGDRISLKKPAEKKQESSTP, from the coding sequence GTGACCGGGCGGACACTCGCGCGGTCGCTGACCGCCGCCGGCCTCATGGCCGCCGGCGCGATCGCGGTCGTCTTCGTCCGCGCGGGACGCGCGGCGCCGGACCTGCCGACGGCGGAGGTGACGCGCGGCGAGTTCGTGGACTACGTGGAACTGCGCGGCGACATCCGCGCGGGCGCATCCGTGGTGCTGTCGGCGCCGATGCAGTCGGGCGAGCTGCAGATCGTGAAGCTCGCGAAAAGCGGCACGCCCGTGAAGCCCGGCGACCTGGTCGTCGAATTCGATACGACGACGGTGAGCCGGACGGTGCAGGAGAAGCGATCGGAGCTGCGGCAGGCGGAGGCGGAGATCGAGCAGGCGCGGGGGCAGGCGGCCATCGTGGACGAGCAGAACCGCACCGCGGTGCTCAAGGCGCGGTACGACGTGGACCGCGCGAAGCTGGATGTGGCGCAGCGCGATGTCATCGCACGGCTCGATTACGAGAAGGCGAAGCTCGCGCTCGCCGACGCCGAGCAGCGGCTCCGAGAAGCCGGTGAGAAGGCGCGCGCCGATCGCGCCGCCGCGGGCTCGGACGTGGCCAGCAGGCAGCGCAAGCGCGGGAAGGTCCAGGCGGATCTCGACCGCGCCGAGCGGTCGCTGGCGGCGCTGCGCTTGAACGCTCCCGCGCCCGGCATCGTCAGCATCATGCCGAACTTCCGGGCGGGAGGCCCGTTCGGCGGCGAGCAGGAATTCCGGGAGGGTGACCGCGCCTGGTCGGGCGCGAACATCGTGGAGCTGCCCGATACGGCGACCCTGCACCTGACGGCGCGGCTCGATGAGTCGGATCGGGGGCGCGTGAAAACAGGGCAGCGGGCGACGGTCCGGATCGATGCGGTTCCCGACAGCGAGTTCACGGCCAGCGTGCAGGATATCTCCGTGCTGGCGCGCGTGGATTTCTCCTCGGGCTGGCCGCCGCCGCGCAACTTCGATCTGAAGCTCGCGCTGCCCGACGCCGATCCGCGCGTCAAGCCCGGCATGAGCGCGACGGCGCGCATCGCCGTCGGCAGCCTGCCCAACGTGCTGCTCGTGCCGGCCGAGGCGGTGTTTGTCGTCGCGGGGCGTCCCACCGTGTTCCGGCAGGTGCGATCGGATTTCGAGCCGGTGACCGTCACCGTGGCACGCCGGGGACGCGATCAGATCGCGCTCGCGTCCGGCGTGTCGCCGGGGGATCGCATCTCGCTGAAGAAGCCCGCGGAGAAGAAGCAGGAGAGCTCGACGCCGTGA